From a region of the Coffea arabica cultivar ET-39 chromosome 3e, Coffea Arabica ET-39 HiFi, whole genome shotgun sequence genome:
- the LOC113737774 gene encoding F-box/LRR-repeat protein At3g59190-like isoform X1 gives MAEGSTSGLSELPQHIIHHILSYLSAEESTKTSLISKSWLSACQTSPKLEFNPHVYFSRKLNPARFWDWSKEKRREKYEEFFQHVKKALKPYSKQGLRINTVNFTLEATRDSQWNPLLEKCTKIAVKNGVRNLDFFIPECDLPAIVFRAKSLVDLSVREGNIKRMSVGEIICPGLRKLCLKWVSLDVEMFNNIIESCSFIEVLEVWYIQVFDDFKVTKLNNLKELTVRLFENQWVKVEAPKLELLTCTDDENWFEGEDGDEEDRLTCGIRFPASHYQNLKSLLFSGIGIDDTFFIDLACKFPNLEDLMVRYCQELESIKISSQSLKRIELMDNKKLVEAQFEVPKILAFEYSNVCDIIPRFLFATASSCWTSSICLWCMEHVDVSWFVKLKELLASLFQSEVSLDIDFICSVAFDLNEIRDIVKIREPQEVQKLTLHFDWMFSLEKGFSALDGLFWVCRPKYVNTEWHDSLEKNDAVKFLYDTLMFRRTQDQFQYSLQSKFWQHDLKEVNIEVLDRSICMIGDRVNFTTKGKNEHQQEDLDWENILNLLRNDGSFGTMVYFKLQWLRVMEKDGRNFET, from the exons atggCGGAAGGCAGCACAAGCGGATTATCAGAGCTCCCACAACACATTATCCATCACATCCTCTCTTACCTCTCAGCAGAAGAATCAACAAAAACGAGCTTAATATCGAAATCATGGTTAAGCGCGTGTCAAACCAGCCCAAAATTGGAATTCAATCCTCACGTCTACTTCTCCAGGAAACTCAATCCAGCTCGCTTCTGGGATTGGAGCAAAGAAAAGAGAAGGGAGAAATACGAGGAGTTCTTCCAACACGTGAAGAAAGCCCTGAAGCCGTATAGCAAACAGGGGTTACGCATAAACACGGTTAATTTCACGCTTGAAGCGACTCGCGATTCTCAGTGGAATCCACTCCTTGAGAAATGCACAAAAATAGCCGTGAAAAATGGGGTAAGGAATCTTGATTTTTTTATCCCGGAATGTGATTTGCCAGCAATTGTATTTAGAGCTAAATCACTTGTTGATTTAAGTGTTAGAGAGGGTAATATTAAGCGAATGTCAGTTGGGGAAATTATATGTCCTGGGCTTAGAAAACTGTGCCTTAAATGGGTGAGTTTGGACGTGGAGATGTTTAATAATATAATTGAAAGCTGCTCTTTTATTGAAGTATTGGAAGTTTGGTATATCCAGGTGTTTGATGATTTTAAGGTGACTAAGTTGAACAACCTTAAGGAACTTACAGTTCGGTTATTCGAAAATCAGTGGGTTAAAGTTGAAGCACCAAAGCTTGAGTTGCTAACTTGCACAGATGATGAGAATTGGTTTGAGGGTGAGGATGGGGATGAGGAAGACAGATTGACTTGTGGGATTAGATTCCCTGCCTCGCACTATCAGAATCTCAAGTCTTTACTGTTTAGTGGGATTGGGATAGATGACACTTTCTTTATAGATTTGGCGTGTAAGTTCCCCAACCTTGAAGATTTAATGGTCAGATATTGCCAAGAGCTAGAAAGTATCAAGATTTCGAGTCAGTCCCTGAAAAGAATAGAGTTGATGGACAATAAAAAATTGGTAGAAGCACAGTTTGAAGTTCCCAAGATTCTAGCCTTCGAATATTCTAATGTATGCGACATCATACCCCGATTTCTTTTTGCGACTGCCTCAAGTTGTTGGACTTCTTCCATTTGTTTATGGTGCATGGAACATGTAGATGTTTCATGGTTTGTCAAATTGAAAGAATTATTAGCAAGTTTATTTCAGTCTGAAGTTTCACTTGACATTGACTTTATATGCAGCGTAGCCTTTGATCTGAATGAGATTAGGGATATTGTCAAAATTCGTGAACCTCAAGAGGTGCAGAAGTTGACTTTACATTTTGACTGGATGTTCTCTTTAGAGAAGGGATTTTCAGCTCTCGATGGTCTTTTCTGGGTTTGTCGCCCTAAATATGTAAACACAGAGTGGCATGATAGCTTAGAGAAGAATGACGCGGTGAAGTTTCTATACGACACACTGATGTTCAGAAGAACTCAGGATCAGTTTCAGTATTCGTTGCAAAGTAAGTTCTGGCAGCATGATTTGAAGGAAGTAAACATTGAGGTCCTTGATAGATCTATATGCATGATAGGGGATAGAGTCAACTTTACGACAAAGGGGAAAAATGAGCATCAGCAAGAAGATTTGGACTGGGAGAACATTCTGAATTTGTTAAGGAATGATGGAAGCTTTGGAACGATGGTCTACTTCAAGTTACAGTG GTTGCGTGTCATGGAGAAGGATGGAAGAAATTTCGAGACTTGA
- the LOC113737774 gene encoding uncharacterized protein isoform X2 produces MAEGSTSGLSELPQHIIHHILSYLSAEESTKTSLISKSWLSACQTSPKLEFNPHVYFSRKLNPARFWDWSKEKRREKYEEFFQHVKKALKPYSKQGLRINTVNFTLEATRDSQWNPLLEKCTKIAVKNGVFDDFKVTKLNNLKELTVRLFENQWVKVEAPKLELLTCTDDENWFEGEDGDEEDRLTCGIRFPASHYQNLKSLLFSGIGIDDTFFIDLACKFPNLEDLMVRYCQELESIKISSQSLKRIELMDNKKLVEAQFEVPKILAFEYSNVCDIIPRFLFATASSCWTSSICLWCMEHVDVSWFVKLKELLASLFQSEVSLDIDFICSVAFDLNEIRDIVKIREPQEVQKLTLHFDWMFSLEKGFSALDGLFWVCRPKYVNTEWHDSLEKNDAVKFLYDTLMFRRTQDQFQYSLQSKFWQHDLKEVNIEVLDRSICMIGDRVNFTTKGKNEHQQEDLDWENILNLLRNDGSFGTMVYFKLQWLRVMEKDGRNFET; encoded by the exons atggCGGAAGGCAGCACAAGCGGATTATCAGAGCTCCCACAACACATTATCCATCACATCCTCTCTTACCTCTCAGCAGAAGAATCAACAAAAACGAGCTTAATATCGAAATCATGGTTAAGCGCGTGTCAAACCAGCCCAAAATTGGAATTCAATCCTCACGTCTACTTCTCCAGGAAACTCAATCCAGCTCGCTTCTGGGATTGGAGCAAAGAAAAGAGAAGGGAGAAATACGAGGAGTTCTTCCAACACGTGAAGAAAGCCCTGAAGCCGTATAGCAAACAGGGGTTACGCATAAACACGGTTAATTTCACGCTTGAAGCGACTCGCGATTCTCAGTGGAATCCACTCCTTGAGAAATGCACAAAAATAGCCGTGAAAAATGGG GTGTTTGATGATTTTAAGGTGACTAAGTTGAACAACCTTAAGGAACTTACAGTTCGGTTATTCGAAAATCAGTGGGTTAAAGTTGAAGCACCAAAGCTTGAGTTGCTAACTTGCACAGATGATGAGAATTGGTTTGAGGGTGAGGATGGGGATGAGGAAGACAGATTGACTTGTGGGATTAGATTCCCTGCCTCGCACTATCAGAATCTCAAGTCTTTACTGTTTAGTGGGATTGGGATAGATGACACTTTCTTTATAGATTTGGCGTGTAAGTTCCCCAACCTTGAAGATTTAATGGTCAGATATTGCCAAGAGCTAGAAAGTATCAAGATTTCGAGTCAGTCCCTGAAAAGAATAGAGTTGATGGACAATAAAAAATTGGTAGAAGCACAGTTTGAAGTTCCCAAGATTCTAGCCTTCGAATATTCTAATGTATGCGACATCATACCCCGATTTCTTTTTGCGACTGCCTCAAGTTGTTGGACTTCTTCCATTTGTTTATGGTGCATGGAACATGTAGATGTTTCATGGTTTGTCAAATTGAAAGAATTATTAGCAAGTTTATTTCAGTCTGAAGTTTCACTTGACATTGACTTTATATGCAGCGTAGCCTTTGATCTGAATGAGATTAGGGATATTGTCAAAATTCGTGAACCTCAAGAGGTGCAGAAGTTGACTTTACATTTTGACTGGATGTTCTCTTTAGAGAAGGGATTTTCAGCTCTCGATGGTCTTTTCTGGGTTTGTCGCCCTAAATATGTAAACACAGAGTGGCATGATAGCTTAGAGAAGAATGACGCGGTGAAGTTTCTATACGACACACTGATGTTCAGAAGAACTCAGGATCAGTTTCAGTATTCGTTGCAAAGTAAGTTCTGGCAGCATGATTTGAAGGAAGTAAACATTGAGGTCCTTGATAGATCTATATGCATGATAGGGGATAGAGTCAACTTTACGACAAAGGGGAAAAATGAGCATCAGCAAGAAGATTTGGACTGGGAGAACATTCTGAATTTGTTAAGGAATGATGGAAGCTTTGGAACGATGGTCTACTTCAAGTTACAGTG GTTGCGTGTCATGGAGAAGGATGGAAGAAATTTCGAGACTTGA